A DNA window from Plasmodium brasilianum strain Bolivian I chromosome 12, whole genome shotgun sequence contains the following coding sequences:
- a CDS encoding hypothetical protein (conserved Plasmodium protein) produces the protein MNNNVQNENFKEDNYIKAWIKQSENPELYKSWNDIEDQSYPNELIKVVDFNNFNSNLINTIMSEHSSDMLNKKKKRKAYSLFYSNELQSEYNYNYYNDENGNYNSNNNNDNNNNNNSYNNIYNSSYNNSYNSSNNDNNSSYNRNRNKNHYRNYNNNTYSSCDDSDVKYFNKLDKTPVCNMTDRPKMHSKEKKLSIKKMKRENVCTEHNNDLLCQNFINSSPILKLKQFNKPNYGSESTNEFFNNYDFETPIKLLSSKKKKCYEDKNKKDNYSNVTKENSSQENVSSNNSETKRTINFSNKTDDFNDLHYNSENEYLTSSDYLDDEDSSRCSNKKQSEVNFLGQKFDYKVVGDVINYSKDHPHFTML, from the coding sequence atgaataataatgtCCAAAATGAGAATTTTAAAGAAGACAATTATATTAAAGCGTGGATTAAGCAATCGGAAAATCCGGAGTTGTACAAAAGTTGGAATGATATAGAAGACCAGTCATATCCCAATGAACTTATAAAAGTTGTTGATTTTAATAACTTTAATAGTAATCTTATAAACACAATAATGTCTGAACATTCATCAGATAtgttaaacaaaaaaaagaaaagaaaagcgtatagtttattttatagtaaCGAGTTACAGTCggaatataattataactattataatgatgaaaatggTAACTacaatagtaacaataataatgataataataataataacaacagtTACAACAACATTTATAACAGCAGCTACAACAACAGTTACAACAGCAGTAATAACgataataatagcagttaTAATAGAAACCGTAATAAGAATCATTATAGAAACTATAATAACAATACGTATTCCTCTTGTGATGATAGCgatgttaaatattttaataaactaGATAAGACACCAGTATGTAATATGACTGATAGACCTAAAATGCAttctaaagaaaaaaaattatcaattaaaaaaatgaaaagagaaaatgtATGTACAGAACATAACAATGATTTATTATGTcagaattttataaattcatctcctattttaaaattaaaacaatttaatAAGCCAAATTATGGAAGTGAGAGTACgaatgaattttttaataattatgattttGAAACACCAATTAAACTTTtaagttcaaaaaaaaaaaaatgttatgaagataaaaataaaaaggataattATTCCAATGtaacaaaagaaaattcaTCACAAGAAAATGTTTCCTCAAATAACAGTGAAACTAAACGcacaattaatttttcaaataaaacaGATGATTTCAACGATTTACATTATAATTCGGAAAATGAATACTTAACATCTTCAGATTATCTGGATGATGAAGACTCATCAAGATGttcaaacaaaaaacaaagcgaagttaattttttaggTCAAAAATTTGATTATAAGGTCGTAGGGGATGTCATAAATTATTCCAAGGATCATCCACATTTTACTATGTTGTGA